A region of Vibrio tubiashii ATCC 19109 DNA encodes the following proteins:
- a CDS encoding type I restriction endonuclease subunit R: MSDAAKERIFQNDILDQMQSHGWLVGESSKYNKQRALYTEDVIIFAKQSQPEHWDKLAKHYPETDRNPTATADALLKSLERELKSKGTLWVLRNQIKDRGAKFSLCSFKPDHDLNPDATARYEKNILRVVPELVYSPNGYDGRLDLTLFVNGIPVATCELKSEFKQSIDNAKVQYMKDRQPKDPATNKPEPLLTFKRGALVHFAVSQYNVAMTTRLNGKSTFFLPFDQGTADGGAGNEQPENESEYATSYLWNEIFQKDNLLLILGRYIHLEVKEEEQLDGSIKTKETMIFPRYHQWAVVSKLLNTVDIEGTGNKYLIQHSAGSGKSNSIAWLSHQLASKHYYTDHPELSKQTGDKVFDSVIVITDRTVLDSQLQDTIYQFDHNEGMIARVNREEAQGSKSSQLAGELKASTSIIIVTIQTFPHVLEAIRKDSTLAGRSYAVIADEAHSSQTGTTARKLREVLMAEQLEGDEELDSEDMLRLSLEARKGSNKISYFAFTATPKGKTLELFGRPEDPDAPLSDDNKPLPFHVYSMRQAIEEGFILDVLQNYTSYRVAYQLAHDNPASDQEVDSKKAATKMAKWVRLHPHNIAQKVETIIEHFNSKIKHLLGGEAKAMVVTSSRLEAVRYKLAFEKYVESKGYENVNAMVAFSGEVNDPDLPEEQFTEKTMNPKLNGRDMRKAFDTADYQVMLVANKFQTGFDQPKLVAMYVDKPLKGVECIQTLSRLNRTYKGKDKTFVLDFVNDPEEILNEFKVYFQTAELAGVSDPNIVYDLMNKLAEAGIYQWYEVESFVEAYNSKQANQAKLANLCKPAVDRFTIRYKEATQVLQSTQAELSKSKIEKNDKAIKYCENLVKNAKEARDILEVFKKDLISFYRYYEFTSQIVDFDDFELEKLSVFAKHLHPLLRLNVVEDDIDLSDVVMTHYRLHEQREADLQLGYKVGEDQKHYLAPTKEGSGATPKDPKTEFLNEIIQRMNDLFIEDGLTENDMLSYANTLFGKVQDDEIAVDQAKNNSKEQAMLGRFPEIVQTAIIESMDTHNAMAMKALSDDTVRDGLASIVFDMMMRGLGKSVNT; this comes from the coding sequence ATGTCAGATGCAGCGAAAGAAAGAATATTTCAAAACGACATCCTTGACCAAATGCAGTCTCACGGTTGGCTGGTGGGTGAGTCAAGCAAGTACAATAAGCAGCGAGCTCTATATACAGAAGATGTCATTATCTTTGCTAAGCAGTCACAACCTGAGCATTGGGATAAGCTAGCCAAGCACTACCCAGAGACAGACCGAAACCCAACCGCTACAGCTGACGCACTACTAAAATCACTAGAGCGAGAGCTAAAAAGCAAAGGTACGCTTTGGGTTCTACGCAATCAAATTAAAGATCGTGGTGCAAAGTTTAGCCTGTGTAGTTTTAAGCCAGACCATGACCTAAACCCAGATGCTACCGCTCGCTATGAGAAAAACATCCTGCGTGTTGTTCCTGAGCTAGTGTATTCGCCTAATGGTTATGATGGTCGCCTAGACCTAACGCTGTTTGTAAATGGTATTCCCGTTGCCACCTGTGAACTGAAGTCTGAATTTAAGCAGTCGATTGATAATGCCAAGGTTCAGTACATGAAAGACAGGCAACCAAAAGACCCTGCAACCAACAAGCCAGAACCACTATTAACCTTTAAGCGTGGTGCATTGGTACACTTTGCGGTGAGCCAATACAATGTAGCAATGACCACTCGCCTAAATGGCAAAAGCACGTTCTTCCTACCGTTTGACCAAGGTACAGCTGATGGTGGTGCGGGTAATGAACAGCCAGAGAACGAAAGTGAATACGCTACCTCTTACCTTTGGAATGAGATCTTCCAGAAAGACAATCTATTACTGATTCTTGGTCGCTACATTCACCTCGAAGTGAAAGAAGAAGAGCAACTAGACGGCTCAATCAAAACCAAAGAAACCATGATCTTCCCTCGCTATCACCAGTGGGCGGTAGTATCAAAGCTACTGAACACAGTCGATATAGAGGGAACTGGTAATAAGTATCTAATTCAACACAGTGCTGGCTCAGGTAAATCTAACTCGATTGCATGGCTATCCCACCAACTCGCATCTAAGCATTACTACACAGACCACCCAGAGCTAAGTAAGCAAACGGGCGATAAGGTATTTGACTCGGTGATTGTTATCACTGACCGAACGGTACTCGATAGCCAACTGCAAGACACCATCTATCAGTTCGACCATAACGAGGGCATGATTGCTCGTGTAAATAGAGAAGAAGCACAAGGCAGCAAGTCTAGCCAACTAGCAGGAGAGCTAAAGGCAAGTACCTCGATCATCATCGTGACCATTCAAACGTTCCCTCATGTGCTTGAAGCCATCCGTAAAGACTCAACACTTGCGGGGCGTAGCTATGCGGTTATTGCCGATGAAGCGCACTCAAGCCAAACAGGTACAACCGCTCGTAAGCTGCGTGAAGTGTTAATGGCTGAGCAATTAGAGGGCGATGAAGAACTTGATAGTGAAGATATGCTGCGCTTGTCTCTTGAAGCTCGTAAAGGCTCAAACAAGATCAGCTACTTTGCATTCACAGCAACACCAAAAGGCAAAACACTAGAGCTATTTGGTCGCCCTGAAGATCCAGACGCACCACTAAGTGATGACAACAAGCCATTGCCTTTCCATGTCTACTCAATGCGCCAAGCGATTGAGGAGGGTTTCATTCTTGATGTTCTACAAAACTACACCAGTTATCGAGTTGCCTACCAATTAGCACACGATAACCCAGCCTCAGACCAAGAGGTAGACAGTAAGAAAGCTGCAACCAAGATGGCTAAGTGGGTTCGTTTGCACCCGCACAATATCGCTCAGAAAGTAGAAACCATCATCGAACACTTCAATAGCAAGATTAAACATTTGTTAGGTGGTGAAGCGAAAGCAATGGTTGTTACGAGTAGCCGTTTAGAAGCAGTGCGTTACAAGCTTGCTTTCGAAAAATATGTCGAGAGCAAAGGCTATGAGAACGTAAATGCAATGGTGGCGTTCTCTGGTGAGGTCAATGATCCAGACTTACCCGAAGAGCAGTTTACTGAAAAGACCATGAATCCTAAGCTCAATGGTCGTGATATGCGTAAAGCGTTTGATACCGCTGACTATCAAGTCATGCTGGTGGCGAACAAGTTCCAGACGGGGTTTGATCAACCAAAGCTGGTGGCGATGTATGTCGATAAACCACTAAAAGGTGTTGAGTGTATTCAGACACTTTCACGATTAAACCGCACCTATAAGGGCAAAGATAAGACGTTTGTTCTCGACTTTGTGAATGACCCAGAAGAGATCTTGAATGAGTTTAAGGTCTACTTCCAAACCGCTGAACTGGCAGGTGTATCTGACCCAAACATTGTTTATGACTTAATGAACAAGCTTGCGGAAGCGGGTATTTATCAATGGTATGAGGTTGAGTCTTTCGTAGAAGCCTACAATAGTAAGCAAGCGAATCAAGCTAAACTCGCTAACCTATGTAAGCCAGCCGTAGACCGTTTCACGATTCGCTATAAAGAAGCAACACAAGTTCTTCAATCAACGCAAGCTGAGCTGTCAAAATCCAAGATTGAAAAGAACGACAAAGCAATTAAGTACTGCGAGAACCTAGTTAAGAACGCCAAAGAAGCACGAGACATTCTTGAGGTATTTAAGAAAGATCTAATCTCGTTCTACCGCTACTATGAGTTCACCTCACAAATCGTAGACTTCGATGACTTTGAGCTAGAGAAGCTAAGTGTATTCGCTAAGCATCTACACCCATTACTTCGCCTAAATGTTGTTGAAGATGATATAGACCTATCAGATGTTGTAATGACTCACTACCGCCTACACGAACAGCGTGAAGCAGACTTGCAACTAGGCTACAAAGTCGGTGAAGACCAGAAACATTACCTTGCTCCAACTAAAGAGGGTTCAGGCGCAACACCTAAAGACCCAAAAACGGAGTTTCTCAACGAGATCATTCAACGAATGAACGATTTGTTCATTGAGGATGGATTAACTGAAAATGATATGCTGAGTTATGCAAACACATTGTTTGGCAAAGTCCAAGATGATGAAATTGCAGTTGACCAAGCAAAGAACAACTCTAAAGAACAAGCGATGTTAGGACGTTTCCCTGAAATCGTACAAACCGCCATAATAGAGAGTATGGACACTCACAATGCAATGGCAATGAAAGCACTGTCTGACGATACGGTCAGAGACGGGCTAGCCAGTATTGTGTTCGATATGATGATGCGTGGTTTAGGTAAGTCGGTAAACACTTAA
- a CDS encoding sensor domain-containing diguanylate cyclase yields the protein MLYNFKHLSIRQITIFVSMIAAVLFLFFYLSFKIFWSYGQALEQSKGRQQFELERVNTVLRMEELEIRASVEDYAAWTSMARYVDNPDPLFIADSIGSHAFSSKHIDAIVIFDPQGNTVWSGAYNGESVVDMEFLALEDHEVVNKVLSRAFDASQNTIESFLDYATFDGSVFMAASSRICLSSGQQCQHGYLLFIRKIREQFIKDIEASTGVGISIYPAKGSVADVGLNNTVLYRNALIDDEVKIAINVSHNETLPEFLPTAEIAALSLFALITFMVNLHVVTNLIKPLKAAQQYLKQFQKSGDRLPSEDTFISKEMRSFARQINDLITELEDKRAILKEQSTIDALTQIANRRSLFETAHNLIENLKYKYIAVVLIDVDHFKLFNDNYGHLEGDAALRKVAKALQAVETPYEKLVSRYGGEEFCILIAGDHPLEINDYLEQLVFQVREIKLKHEYSSTSNVLTISVGATSGQLTSYNQLTRWFQQADQALYEAKNNGRNGFQLCV from the coding sequence AAGCACTAGAGCAATCTAAAGGCAGACAACAGTTTGAACTAGAACGCGTAAATACCGTGCTTAGAATGGAAGAGTTAGAGATTCGTGCTTCCGTTGAGGACTATGCGGCGTGGACGTCAATGGCCCGATATGTAGACAATCCAGACCCACTATTTATAGCCGATAGTATAGGCTCTCACGCCTTCTCCTCGAAACATATCGATGCCATCGTAATATTCGATCCACAAGGAAACACGGTTTGGAGTGGTGCATACAATGGTGAAAGTGTTGTGGATATGGAATTTCTTGCGCTCGAAGATCACGAGGTAGTGAATAAGGTTTTATCACGTGCATTTGACGCGTCACAAAATACCATCGAATCATTCCTAGATTATGCAACTTTTGATGGCTCAGTATTTATGGCTGCCTCCTCTCGAATTTGTCTAAGCTCCGGTCAACAATGCCAACATGGCTATTTGCTATTTATTCGAAAAATTAGAGAACAGTTCATTAAAGATATTGAGGCATCCACAGGGGTAGGTATTAGCATATACCCTGCTAAAGGATCCGTAGCAGATGTCGGTCTAAACAATACGGTTCTATACCGAAATGCTCTGATTGACGATGAAGTTAAAATTGCAATTAACGTCTCTCACAATGAAACTTTGCCTGAATTCCTTCCTACAGCCGAAATTGCCGCCTTATCTTTGTTTGCTCTAATCACCTTTATGGTGAACCTGCATGTCGTTACTAATCTAATCAAGCCGTTAAAGGCCGCGCAGCAGTACCTAAAGCAATTCCAAAAATCAGGAGATCGCCTACCAAGTGAGGATACTTTTATTTCGAAAGAGATGCGTAGCTTCGCTCGCCAAATCAATGATTTAATTACGGAACTCGAAGATAAGCGCGCAATCTTAAAAGAGCAGTCAACGATTGACGCACTCACTCAAATAGCCAATAGAAGGTCCTTGTTTGAAACCGCTCATAATTTGATTGAAAACCTCAAATATAAATACATTGCTGTGGTATTAATTGACGTTGACCATTTCAAGCTATTCAATGACAACTATGGGCATCTAGAAGGTGATGCTGCTTTGCGCAAGGTAGCCAAAGCCCTCCAAGCTGTTGAAACACCTTATGAGAAGCTCGTTTCAAGATACGGTGGCGAAGAGTTTTGTATCCTGATTGCAGGGGATCACCCACTTGAGATCAACGACTATTTAGAACAACTTGTCTTTCAGGTTAGAGAAATAAAGTTAAAACACGAGTATTCTTCTACAAGTAACGTACTTACGATTAGCGTGGGTGCAACATCAGGTCAGTTAACCTCGTATAATCAACTAACACGCTGGTTCCAGCAAGCGGATCAAGCGCTATACGAGGCGAAAAACAATGGCCGCAATGGTTTTCAGCTCTGCGTGTAA
- a CDS encoding FRG domain-containing protein, with protein sequence MGESRKIGAVSTFVTEIAKIKPRKGYSLFFRGQTKESYQPIPSVFRNTDPKDKNSALFSEREHIMFEQLVASCPNDFLSCQSALDHLVKMQHYGLPTRLLDITSNPLVALYFASNSHAGRGQNSADGEVIIYEIKDEDIKFHGSDTVSIISNLAKMDEQFVYPNASKEQRTSEESKMVGKLLHSIYAEKPYFKDVIVPEHISSIQAVKPKLDNPRVIRQSGAFLIFGMGDNKVTPSQKIYRLYKNLDVSSNYFTHTEDRGYVLKINAEEKAKIIQSLDGLGISKATLFPEIDEVAQHIKAQTVDYLKD encoded by the coding sequence ATGGGTGAATCTAGGAAAATAGGAGCTGTTTCTACGTTTGTAACTGAAATTGCCAAAATTAAGCCACGGAAGGGATATTCGTTGTTTTTTCGTGGACAAACAAAGGAAAGCTATCAACCGATTCCTTCTGTCTTTCGTAATACCGATCCGAAAGATAAAAACAGCGCTTTGTTCTCTGAAAGAGAGCACATTATGTTCGAGCAGTTGGTGGCATCTTGCCCAAATGATTTTCTGAGTTGTCAATCAGCTTTAGATCACCTAGTTAAAATGCAGCATTACGGGCTTCCGACAAGATTGCTTGATATCACGAGCAACCCCCTTGTGGCGCTCTACTTTGCTAGTAACTCCCACGCTGGTCGAGGGCAGAATAGTGCTGATGGTGAAGTCATTATTTACGAAATTAAAGATGAAGATATCAAGTTTCATGGTAGTGATACTGTATCTATTATTAGCAACTTAGCAAAAATGGATGAGCAATTTGTTTACCCTAATGCAAGCAAAGAACAGCGAACTAGTGAAGAGAGCAAGATGGTCGGTAAGCTATTACATTCCATTTATGCTGAGAAGCCGTACTTCAAAGATGTAATTGTTCCTGAACACATATCTTCGATACAGGCAGTAAAACCCAAACTAGATAACCCGCGAGTCATTCGTCAAAGTGGAGCATTTTTGATATTTGGAATGGGTGACAACAAGGTAACACCTTCACAGAAAATATATAGATTGTACAAAAACTTGGACGTCAGCTCTAACTACTTCACTCATACAGAAGATCGTGGGTATGTTCTGAAAATTAATGCCGAAGAGAAAGCCAAGATAATTCAAAGCCTTGATGGACTGGGCATCTCAAAAGCAACTTTATTCCCAGAGATTGATGAAGTAGCTCAACACATTAAAGCTCAGACGGTTGACTACCTAAAGGACTAA
- a CDS encoding tyrosine-type recombinase/integrase, producing the protein MPKLTVRLSDKEIKKAEVRDKEYILADGNGLNIRIRPNGTKSWQFRYSAPVTKKVKKLSLGSYPALKLADARKVAQEHRNLIANGVDPKDHLEQLKQKAIHQEANTFFAVAEQWFSRKKKTVSANHAERIWRTLELYAFPHIGRTPIASITRLSAVQALRPLENDQKLSTIKRICQSLNQIMEYGVDSGIIIANPLTRMINAFEKHEVEHMPTIRPELLNRLLKQLRDNANIRHKTKLLILWQLHTMTRPKEAARARWNDIDLNQKCWTIPPAEMKRRKEHRVPLTEAAIEILSQMRLQSEGHEYVFPSERAPKSHVSVYTANAALKRSLGFKGELVAHGLRSIASTALHEEGFDTLHIEACLSHTDQNETRASYNRTDFFEQRKEIMEWWSDYIQEAKSRYCEQP; encoded by the coding sequence ATGCCAAAATTAACCGTCAGACTATCCGACAAAGAGATCAAAAAAGCAGAAGTTAGAGATAAGGAATACATCCTCGCTGATGGGAACGGGCTCAACATTCGTATTCGACCAAATGGCACAAAGTCATGGCAATTCAGATATAGCGCCCCCGTAACTAAGAAGGTAAAGAAACTATCTCTTGGCTCATACCCAGCACTAAAATTGGCTGATGCGAGAAAAGTTGCTCAAGAACACCGTAACCTCATCGCCAATGGAGTTGACCCCAAAGACCACCTAGAACAACTTAAGCAGAAAGCCATTCACCAAGAAGCCAATACCTTTTTTGCAGTAGCTGAACAGTGGTTCAGCAGAAAGAAGAAAACGGTGAGTGCTAATCATGCCGAACGTATATGGAGAACATTAGAACTATACGCCTTTCCCCACATTGGTCGAACGCCAATTGCTTCCATCACTCGCTTAAGTGCAGTGCAGGCTTTACGCCCACTTGAGAACGACCAAAAGCTATCGACTATTAAGCGAATTTGCCAATCTCTTAACCAAATTATGGAGTATGGTGTTGATAGCGGTATTATCATCGCGAACCCACTGACTCGCATGATTAACGCGTTTGAAAAGCATGAAGTAGAGCACATGCCTACGATAAGACCTGAGTTACTGAATAGGTTGTTAAAACAACTACGAGATAACGCCAACATTCGCCACAAGACTAAATTGTTGATTCTTTGGCAGCTTCACACAATGACTCGACCGAAAGAAGCCGCTCGGGCACGTTGGAATGACATCGACCTGAACCAAAAGTGCTGGACTATTCCACCAGCAGAAATGAAGCGTAGGAAAGAACATAGAGTGCCACTAACAGAGGCAGCAATTGAGATTTTATCGCAGATGAGATTGCAGAGTGAAGGGCATGAATACGTGTTCCCAAGTGAGCGCGCCCCTAAGAGCCATGTAAGCGTTTATACAGCGAATGCGGCCCTTAAACGAAGCCTAGGTTTCAAGGGTGAGCTTGTTGCTCATGGTTTACGCTCGATTGCCTCTACTGCTTTGCATGAGGAAGGTTTTGATACCCTACATATTGAAGCCTGTTTATCTCACACCGATCAAAACGAAACCAGAGCAAGCTACAATCGCACTGATTTCTTTGAGCAAAGAAAAGAGATTATGGAATGGTGGAGTGATTACATTCAAGAGGCTAAGTCTCGATATTGTGAACAACCCTAA